A genomic region of Bradyrhizobium sp. ORS 278 contains the following coding sequences:
- a CDS encoding peptidoglycan-binding domain-containing protein, which yields MRALILALFILTIVANAPIAHAGLSTSPRGATAPAETASVGEDANQQSENQIGLTKAKRRAVQRGLTRLGFDTKADGTFDEQTRAAISRWQEERGYPTTGFLNAAQHKALITAAAEAARSDRQARRQSGGRTRHSRNAGGPIGAIGGAMHRVVGGIFGR from the coding sequence ATGCGCGCGTTGATCCTGGCATTGTTCATCCTGACGATCGTCGCCAACGCGCCCATCGCCCACGCTGGCCTGAGCACATCACCTCGTGGAGCTACCGCGCCCGCCGAGACGGCGAGCGTGGGCGAGGATGCCAATCAGCAGAGCGAGAACCAGATCGGCCTCACCAAGGCGAAGCGTCGTGCCGTGCAACGCGGGCTCACGCGGCTCGGCTTCGACACCAAGGCCGACGGGACTTTCGATGAGCAGACTCGCGCCGCGATTTCACGCTGGCAGGAAGAGCGCGGCTACCCGACGACCGGCTTCCTCAACGCCGCCCAGCACAAGGCCCTGATAACCGCCGCCGCGGAGGCCGCCAGATCCGACCGCCAAGCCCGCCGTCAGTCAGGGGGCCGGACGCGGCATTCGCGCAATGCCGGAGGTCCCATCGGAGCAATCGGCGGTGCGATGCATCGGGTGGTGGGCGGGATCTTCGGCAGGTAG
- a CDS encoding membrane protein, with translation MPIDSDDEAISKVPAVTLGFWVIKILATTLGETGGDAVTMSWLHADQDAHNGGYLIGTAIFLIIFVAAVIAQISTTKFNAWIYWLAIVASTTVGTAMADLFDRSLGIGYLGGSSILLICVLCSLGTWYIACGSIDVGTVTSFKAELFYWITITFSQTLGTALGDWTADGTGLGYDGGALLFGAGLVLLAALYVWTAASRVLLFWAAFILTRPLGATVGDFLDKPASHGGLSLSRPLASAIILAAIVLLIALLPQRPGRHAGWSSQPAARS, from the coding sequence ATGCCAATCGACAGCGACGACGAGGCCATCAGCAAAGTCCCTGCCGTGACGCTCGGCTTCTGGGTGATCAAGATCCTCGCCACCACGCTCGGGGAAACGGGAGGTGACGCGGTCACCATGAGCTGGCTGCATGCGGATCAGGACGCTCACAACGGCGGCTATCTGATCGGAACGGCGATCTTTCTGATCATCTTCGTAGCCGCGGTGATCGCTCAAATCTCGACGACGAAGTTCAACGCCTGGATCTACTGGCTCGCGATCGTGGCGTCCACCACCGTGGGAACCGCGATGGCCGACCTCTTCGATCGCTCGTTGGGCATCGGCTATCTCGGGGGCTCATCCATCCTTCTGATCTGCGTGCTCTGCTCCCTCGGCACATGGTACATCGCTTGTGGATCGATCGATGTCGGCACCGTCACCTCTTTCAAAGCCGAGCTGTTCTACTGGATCACGATCACCTTCTCCCAGACCCTCGGCACCGCCCTTGGCGATTGGACCGCTGACGGCACAGGCCTCGGTTATGATGGCGGCGCCCTGTTGTTTGGCGCCGGACTGGTTCTGCTCGCCGCTCTCTACGTCTGGACCGCCGCATCCCGGGTCCTGCTGTTCTGGGCCGCCTTCATCCTGACGCGCCCTCTTGGAGCGACTGTCGGCGACTTTCTCGACAAGCCGGCGAGCCATGGTGGGCTCTCCCTCAGCCGGCCCCTCGCCTCCGCCATCATCCTCGCCGCGATCGTCCTGCTGATCGCCTTGTTGCCGCAGCGACCCGGTCGCCACGCCGGCTGGTCCTCCCAACCTGCGGCCAGGTCGTGA
- the oxlT gene encoding oxalate/formate MFS antiporter, translating to MTDLAHAGAPASARVSDAYRWTQLVVGVAAMVMIANYQYGWTFFVPDISKTFGWDRASIQWAFFLFVLFETWLVPVEGWFVDKYGPRIVVLVGGVLCAIGWMINAYATSLNGYYVGMIIAGIGAGGVYGTCVGNALKWFPDKRGLAAGITAAGFGAGSAATVVPIQAMIRDSGFQTTFLYFGLGQGIIIVILAFFLFAPKDGQVPAVTQNSNLVQSRRNYNPTEVIRQPIFWLMYFMFVIVGAGGLMVTANLKPIAGDWKVDNIPVTLIGMTMTAVTFAATIDRILNGLTRPFFGWISDMIGRENTMFIAFGMEGIGIWALYMLGHDPVWFVILSGFVFFAWGEIYSLFPSTCTDTFGTKFATTNAGLLYTAKGTAALLVPIANYMQQSSGNWDQVFMIAAGANILASILAIAVLKPWRKVVVEKSTL from the coding sequence ATGACGGACCTGGCTCACGCGGGGGCCCCCGCATCGGCAAGAGTAAGCGACGCCTATCGCTGGACACAGCTCGTCGTCGGCGTCGCGGCGATGGTCATGATCGCCAACTACCAGTATGGCTGGACCTTCTTCGTCCCCGACATCTCCAAGACCTTCGGCTGGGACCGCGCCTCGATCCAGTGGGCCTTCTTCTTGTTCGTCTTGTTCGAGACCTGGCTGGTGCCGGTCGAGGGCTGGTTCGTCGACAAATACGGCCCGCGCATCGTCGTCCTGGTAGGCGGCGTGCTCTGCGCGATCGGCTGGATGATCAACGCCTACGCCACCTCGCTCAACGGCTACTATGTCGGCATGATCATCGCGGGCATCGGCGCCGGCGGCGTCTATGGCACCTGCGTCGGCAATGCGCTGAAGTGGTTCCCCGACAAGCGCGGCCTCGCGGCGGGTATCACCGCCGCAGGCTTCGGGGCCGGCTCGGCGGCCACCGTCGTTCCGATCCAGGCCATGATCCGCGACTCCGGCTTCCAGACCACTTTCCTGTATTTCGGCCTGGGACAGGGCATCATCATCGTCATCCTCGCCTTCTTCCTGTTCGCTCCCAAAGATGGCCAGGTGCCCGCGGTCACGCAGAATTCCAACCTCGTGCAGAGCCGCCGCAACTACAACCCGACCGAAGTGATCCGGCAGCCGATCTTCTGGCTGATGTACTTCATGTTCGTGATCGTCGGCGCCGGCGGCCTGATGGTGACCGCCAATCTCAAGCCGATCGCCGGCGACTGGAAAGTCGACAACATCCCGGTGACGCTGATCGGCATGACGATGACGGCGGTGACCTTCGCGGCGACCATCGACCGCATCCTCAACGGCCTGACGCGTCCGTTCTTCGGCTGGATCTCGGACATGATCGGCCGCGAGAACACGATGTTCATCGCCTTCGGCATGGAAGGCATCGGGATCTGGGCGCTGTACATGCTCGGCCATGATCCGGTGTGGTTCGTGATCCTCTCCGGCTTCGTGTTCTTCGCCTGGGGTGAGATCTATTCGCTGTTCCCCTCGACCTGCACCGACACCTTCGGCACCAAGTTCGCGACCACCAATGCCGGCCTGCTCTACACCGCCAAGGGCACGGCCGCGCTGCTGGTGCCGATCGCCAACTACATGCAGCAGTCGTCGGGCAATTGGGACCAGGTGTTCATGATCGCGGCCGGCGCCAACATCCTGGCCTCGATCCTGGCGATCGCGGTGCTCAAGCCTTGGCGTAAAGTCGTGGTGGAGAAGTCGACGCTCTGA
- the oxlT gene encoding oxalate/formate MFS antiporter, whose product MVSSTEASPPTPPQSSGFRWIQLAMGIVCMAMIANLQYGWTLFVDPIDAKFHWGRTAIQLAFTIFVVTETWLVPVEAWFVDKYGPRVVIMFGGVMIALAWVLNSYADSLTLLYAGAVIGGIGAGAVYGTCVGNALKWFPDRRGLAAGATAAGFGAGAALTVVPIASMIASSGYQSAFFTFGIGQGVVVFILALFLRPPTKAAPARKKQLNLPQSKIDYTPPQVLRTPIFWIMYLVFVMVASGGLMTAAQIAPIAHDFKIANEPVTLAGFQMAALTFAISLDRIFDGFGRPLFGWISDTIGREHTMFIAFGTAALMLLTLSNYGQNPIVFVLATAVYFGVFGEIYSLFPATSGDTFGSKYAATNNGMLYTAKGTASLLVPLASLVSAKYGWQAVFVIGVALNATAALMALFVIKPLRRAFILGKEAAVTQSAAQDVRTTA is encoded by the coding sequence ATGGTTTCCAGCACAGAGGCGTCACCGCCCACCCCGCCGCAGTCGAGCGGCTTCCGGTGGATCCAGCTCGCGATGGGCATCGTCTGCATGGCGATGATCGCCAACCTTCAGTATGGCTGGACGCTGTTCGTCGATCCGATCGACGCGAAATTCCACTGGGGCCGCACGGCCATCCAATTGGCGTTCACGATCTTCGTCGTCACCGAGACCTGGCTGGTGCCGGTCGAGGCCTGGTTCGTCGACAAATACGGCCCGCGCGTCGTGATCATGTTCGGCGGCGTGATGATCGCGTTGGCCTGGGTGCTCAACTCCTATGCCGACTCGCTCACCCTGCTCTACGCGGGCGCCGTGATCGGCGGCATCGGGGCCGGCGCGGTCTACGGCACTTGCGTCGGCAATGCGCTGAAATGGTTTCCCGACCGCCGCGGCCTCGCCGCCGGCGCTACCGCCGCCGGCTTCGGCGCGGGCGCCGCGCTGACCGTCGTGCCGATCGCCAGCATGATCGCCTCGAGCGGTTATCAGTCCGCCTTCTTCACCTTCGGCATCGGCCAAGGTGTCGTCGTCTTCATCCTCGCACTCTTCCTGCGGCCGCCGACCAAGGCGGCCCCGGCCCGCAAGAAGCAGCTCAACCTGCCGCAGAGCAAGATCGATTACACGCCGCCGCAGGTGCTGCGCACGCCGATCTTCTGGATCATGTATCTCGTGTTCGTGATGGTCGCCTCCGGTGGCTTGATGACGGCGGCTCAGATCGCCCCGATCGCGCACGACTTCAAGATCGCCAACGAGCCGGTGACGCTCGCCGGCTTCCAGATGGCGGCGCTGACCTTCGCGATCTCGCTCGACCGCATCTTCGACGGCTTCGGCCGTCCATTGTTCGGCTGGATCTCGGACACGATCGGCCGCGAGCACACCATGTTCATCGCCTTCGGCACCGCGGCGCTGATGCTGCTGACCTTGTCGAACTACGGGCAGAACCCGATCGTGTTCGTGCTCGCCACAGCCGTCTATTTCGGCGTCTTCGGCGAGATCTACAGCCTGTTCCCGGCGACATCGGGCGATACGTTCGGCAGCAAGTACGCCGCGACCAACAACGGCATGCTCTACACTGCGAAGGGCACCGCCTCGCTGCTGGTGCCGCTCGCGAGCCTCGTCTCTGCAAAATATGGCTGGCAGGCCGTGTTCGTGATCGGCGTCGCGCTGAATGCCACGGCGGCGCTGATGGCGCTGTTCGTGATCAAGCCACTGCGCCGCGCCTTCATCCTCGGCAAGGAGGCGGCGGTCACCCAGTCCGCCGCTCAGGACGTCCGCACCACGGCTTAG
- a CDS encoding CBS domain-containing protein, which translates to MKVGDILRNKTARVITVRMNETVGVAAQLMRASNVSALVVKDVVRTEGNTAAGMFTERDVVRAIAEHGAAGVTMRVSQLISPQRLISCSTEDSLEHVRHLMNVHHIRHLPVIVDFALAGVISMRDVSSAFDEAEASAAA; encoded by the coding sequence ATGAAAGTCGGAGACATCCTGCGCAACAAGACGGCGCGCGTGATCACGGTGCGAATGAACGAGACCGTCGGCGTCGCGGCGCAGCTGATGCGCGCCAGCAATGTCAGCGCCCTCGTCGTCAAGGACGTCGTCCGCACCGAGGGCAACACCGCCGCCGGCATGTTCACCGAGCGCGACGTGGTGCGCGCGATCGCCGAGCACGGCGCCGCCGGCGTCACCATGAGGGTGTCGCAGCTGATCTCGCCGCAGCGGCTGATCTCCTGCAGCACCGAGGACTCGCTCGAGCACGTGCGTCATCTCATGAACGTGCACCACATCCGCCACCTGCCCGTGATCGTCGACTTCGCGCTCGCCGGCGTCATCAGCATGCGCGACGTTTCCTCGGCCTTCGACGAGGCGGAAGCATCCGCCGCAGCCTGA
- a CDS encoding zinc-binding dehydrogenase, which translates to MKAYVYGAQGAAITDVAKPTPKGTQVLIRVRACGLNRADLGMTKGHAHGAAGGVGTVLGMEWAGEVAELGPDAKGVKVGDRVMGSGAAAFAEYTLADHGRLFHAPSNMNFDEAATLPIALSTMHNAVVTNGALQPGQSVLVQGASSGVGLMAMQIAKLKGARLVIGSSTDATRRGRLKEFGADLAIDSSDPAWVDQVLQATNGQGVDLIIDQVSGAVANHNLAATKVLGRIVNVGRLGGTHADFNFDLHAARRISHVGVTFRTRSIEEIRAIFDEVKTDIWGAVEQRTLRLPIDRVFAFDDIGAAFAHMEANKHLGKIVVTL; encoded by the coding sequence ATGAAAGCCTATGTCTATGGCGCCCAGGGCGCCGCGATTACCGACGTCGCCAAGCCGACCCCGAAGGGTACGCAGGTTCTGATCCGCGTGCGCGCCTGCGGCCTCAATCGCGCCGACCTCGGCATGACCAAGGGCCATGCGCATGGTGCCGCCGGCGGCGTCGGTACGGTGCTCGGCATGGAATGGGCCGGCGAAGTCGCCGAGCTCGGTCCCGACGCCAAGGGCGTGAAGGTCGGCGATCGCGTGATGGGCTCGGGCGCCGCGGCCTTCGCCGAATACACCCTCGCCGATCATGGTCGGCTGTTCCACGCGCCGTCCAACATGAATTTCGACGAGGCGGCGACGCTGCCGATCGCGCTGTCGACGATGCACAATGCTGTCGTCACCAACGGCGCACTGCAGCCTGGGCAAAGCGTGCTGGTGCAAGGCGCGAGCTCGGGCGTCGGCCTGATGGCGATGCAGATCGCCAAGCTCAAGGGCGCCCGGCTCGTGATCGGCTCCTCGACCGACGCGACGCGCCGCGGACGACTCAAGGAATTCGGTGCCGACCTCGCGATCGATTCCAGCGATCCCGCCTGGGTCGATCAGGTCCTGCAGGCGACAAACGGCCAGGGCGTCGACCTGATCATCGACCAGGTCTCGGGCGCGGTCGCCAACCACAATCTCGCCGCGACCAAGGTGCTCGGCCGCATCGTCAATGTCGGCAGGCTCGGCGGCACCCATGCCGATTTCAACTTCGACCTCCACGCCGCGCGCCGCATCAGCCATGTCGGCGTCACCTTCCGCACCCGCTCGATCGAGGAGATCCGCGCGATCTTCGACGAGGTGAAGACGGACATTTGGGGCGCTGTCGAGCAGCGGACGCTGCGCTTGCCGATCGACCGCGTGTTTGCCTTCGACGACATCGGCGCAGCCTTCGCGCACATGGAAGCAAACAAGCATCTCGGCAAGATCGTGGTGACCTTGTGA
- a CDS encoding cation diffusion facilitator family transporter produces MAAAKFIVGVLIGSLALVSEALHSAVDVVATIITWMVVRVSDRPADDEHHYGHGKLESLSALGVIALLYVLAGGVLVESVSRLREAAPPPSLSVIPFVVLLIDIAVNFWRARALHRAAHETHSQALAADALHFASDVLGSIAVIAGLVLTALGFWWGDSAAAIAVAAMISVLGLRLARSTVETLLDRAPDGAAEKADAAIRSVAGVVDVERLRVRLVGATHFVDATVQVPRTYPIDRVDEIKRQAQAAVGKSLSEADVTFTTVPVALSNESVRERIMVIARNSGLAIHHVTVHDIGGRLIVAIDLEVDGDMSLVAAHAIAHDLERSIREEFGADVEVDTHIEPLEPELPFGIDAPDERVRHIADALQRLAAETDMYDVHNVRVRNTEAGEIVNFHCRAAPSMSVLKVHDNVDHIERGLRRAFPTVKRVISHAEPPHG; encoded by the coding sequence ATGGCGGCGGCGAAGTTCATCGTCGGTGTTCTGATCGGCAGCCTCGCTTTGGTCTCGGAAGCGCTGCACAGCGCAGTCGACGTCGTCGCCACCATCATCACCTGGATGGTGGTTCGGGTATCGGACAGGCCCGCGGACGACGAGCATCACTACGGCCATGGCAAGCTGGAGAGCCTGTCCGCGCTCGGCGTCATCGCGCTGCTCTACGTGCTCGCCGGCGGCGTGCTGGTGGAGTCGGTGAGCCGGCTGCGCGAAGCGGCGCCGCCGCCATCGCTGTCGGTCATTCCGTTCGTGGTGCTGCTGATCGACATCGCCGTCAACTTCTGGCGCGCCCGCGCGCTGCATCGCGCCGCGCACGAGACCCACAGCCAGGCGCTCGCCGCCGACGCGCTGCATTTCGCGTCCGACGTGCTCGGCTCGATCGCGGTCATCGCCGGCCTCGTGCTGACCGCGCTTGGCTTCTGGTGGGGGGACTCCGCCGCCGCCATCGCGGTGGCCGCGATGATCTCGGTGCTCGGCCTCCGGCTCGCGCGCTCGACCGTCGAGACCCTGCTCGACCGCGCGCCTGATGGCGCCGCCGAGAAAGCCGACGCCGCGATCCGTTCGGTCGCCGGCGTCGTCGACGTCGAGCGGCTGCGCGTGCGCCTCGTCGGCGCCACGCATTTCGTCGACGCCACCGTGCAGGTGCCCCGCACCTATCCGATCGACCGCGTCGACGAGATCAAGCGCCAGGCCCAGGCCGCCGTCGGCAAGAGCCTGTCGGAGGCCGACGTCACCTTCACCACGGTGCCGGTCGCGCTCAGCAATGAGAGCGTGCGCGAGCGCATCATGGTGATCGCGCGGAATTCCGGCCTCGCGATCCACCACGTCACCGTCCACGATATCGGCGGCCGGTTGATCGTGGCTATCGACCTCGAGGTCGATGGCGACATGAGCCTCGTGGCGGCGCATGCGATCGCCCACGATCTGGAGCGCTCGATCCGCGAGGAGTTCGGCGCCGATGTCGAGGTCGACACCCATATAGAGCCGCTCGAGCCCGAGCTGCCGTTCGGCATCGACGCGCCGGACGAGCGCGTCCGGCACATCGCCGACGCGCTGCAGCGCCTCGCCGCCGAGACGGACATGTACGACGTCCACAATGTCCGCGTCCGCAACACCGAGGCCGGCGAGATCGTCAACTTCCATTGCCGCGCCGCGCCGTCGATGAGCGTGCTGAAGGTGCACGACAATGTCGACCACATCGAGCGCGGGTTACGTCGCGCCTTCCCGACCGTGAAGCGCGTCATCAGTCACGCCGAGCCCCCGCACGGCTGA
- a CDS encoding PAS domain-containing sensor histidine kinase, giving the protein MARAHAANACVQSSDSIKGLAQSIAKPAYQRLLTAEPVLRRAVPTLIIAFLVTICLGAFVQVLDHSRQKRGATKRDLAAISDLLADRIGHIAMRPDRIANIEHLQALLPDLIPAWGSAPGRHVIVTGADHRILARVPVDTGLGENDRILDLISTAQLLATPGLQGAVTEITLPNGRPAFAVSQLIKALPGRVVVIQEKLEPIWGSDAALSITLSATTGFVVLILGFAFHWQSTRAREGDLINDAVRGRIDTALNRGRCGLWDWDLSRGRIFWSNSMFAMLGLDNRTDLLTFGEVNALVNSDDIDLFAIADQLVAGELRHIDQSFRMRHTEGHWIWLRVRCELSQGTTDSGLHLIGIAVDVTEQKSLVEKTVEADLRLRDAIETISEAFVLWDSNNRLVLCNSHFQKLHKLPDSAVTPGTSYETVIEVGKMPEIRTRLHDNSQQAQGGRTFEAQLDDGSWLHISERRTKDGGYVSVGTDITRIKEHEQKLVDNDLRLRATVIDLQRSQSALERQAIELADLAEKYSQEKTRAEEANQTKSKFLANMSHELRTPLNAIIGFSEIMGSGMFGSLGSEKYQEYCHDILTSGQYLLEVINDILDMSKIEAGRMKLDMEPLDLAKTLAESLRVVSGRAQDKSLVLDADIEGNIPVIADRRATKQIMVNLLSNAVKFTPEGGRVTMRSRVFEDKVVLIIADTGIGIPAQSLARLGRPFEQVESQMTKTYHGSGLGLAIARSLAQLHGGSMRLRSRLEHGTVVRVTLPRDAYKATASISVAA; this is encoded by the coding sequence ATGGCGCGTGCGCATGCCGCGAACGCGTGCGTCCAATCTTCTGATTCCATCAAGGGGTTGGCGCAATCGATCGCGAAACCGGCCTATCAGAGGCTGCTGACTGCTGAGCCGGTATTGCGTCGTGCTGTCCCCACTTTGATCATTGCCTTTCTCGTCACCATCTGCCTCGGCGCCTTTGTCCAGGTGCTGGATCACAGCCGGCAGAAGCGCGGCGCGACCAAGCGCGACCTCGCGGCGATCTCGGACCTGCTGGCCGATCGGATCGGCCACATCGCCATGCGTCCGGACCGCATCGCCAACATCGAGCATCTGCAGGCTTTGCTGCCGGATCTCATTCCGGCCTGGGGCTCCGCACCCGGCCGCCACGTCATCGTCACCGGCGCCGATCACCGCATCCTCGCCCGCGTGCCGGTCGACACCGGTCTCGGCGAGAACGACCGCATCCTCGACCTGATCTCGACCGCGCAGCTCTTGGCCACGCCCGGCCTGCAGGGCGCGGTCACCGAGATCACGCTGCCGAATGGCCGGCCCGCCTTCGCCGTGTCGCAGCTGATCAAGGCGCTGCCCGGCCGCGTCGTCGTGATCCAGGAGAAGCTCGAGCCGATCTGGGGTTCGGATGCCGCGCTGTCGATCACACTGTCGGCGACGACCGGCTTCGTCGTCCTGATCCTCGGCTTCGCCTTCCACTGGCAGTCGACCCGCGCCCGCGAGGGCGACCTGATCAACGACGCCGTGCGCGGCCGCATCGACACCGCGCTCAACCGCGGCCGCTGCGGCCTGTGGGACTGGGACCTGTCGCGCGGCCGGATCTTCTGGTCGAACTCGATGTTCGCGATGCTCGGCCTCGACAACCGCACCGACCTGCTCACCTTCGGGGAGGTCAACGCGCTGGTGAACTCCGACGACATCGACCTGTTCGCGATCGCCGACCAGCTCGTCGCCGGCGAGCTCCGCCACATCGACCAGAGCTTCCGCATGCGCCACACCGAGGGCCACTGGATCTGGCTGCGGGTGCGCTGCGAGCTCTCCCAGGGCACCACGGACTCCGGCCTGCACCTGATCGGCATCGCCGTCGACGTCACCGAGCAGAAGAGCCTGGTCGAGAAGACCGTCGAGGCCGACTTGCGGCTGCGCGACGCCATCGAGACGATCTCGGAAGCATTCGTTCTCTGGGACTCCAACAACCGCCTCGTGCTGTGCAACTCGCACTTCCAGAAGCTGCACAAGCTGCCGGACTCCGCCGTCACCCCCGGCACGTCCTATGAGACCGTGATCGAGGTCGGCAAGATGCCGGAGATCCGCACAAGGCTGCACGACAACAGCCAGCAGGCGCAGGGCGGCCGCACCTTCGAGGCGCAGCTCGACGATGGCAGCTGGCTGCACATCTCCGAGCGCCGCACCAAGGACGGCGGCTACGTCTCGGTCGGCACCGACATCACCCGCATCAAGGAGCACGAGCAGAAGCTCGTCGACAACGACCTCCGTCTGCGCGCCACCGTCATCGACCTGCAGCGCTCGCAGAGCGCGCTGGAGCGTCAGGCGATCGAGCTCGCCGATCTCGCAGAGAAATACTCGCAGGAAAAGACACGGGCCGAGGAAGCCAACCAGACCAAGTCGAAATTCCTCGCCAATATGAGCCACGAGCTGCGCACGCCGCTCAACGCCATCATCGGCTTCTCCGAGATCATGGGTTCGGGCATGTTCGGCTCGCTCGGCTCGGAGAAGTATCAGGAATACTGCCACGACATCCTGACCTCGGGTCAGTATCTGCTCGAGGTGATCAACGACATCCTCGACATGTCGAAGATCGAGGCCGGCCGCATGAAGCTCGACATGGAGCCGCTCGATCTCGCCAAGACGCTCGCGGAATCGCTGCGCGTCGTCTCCGGCCGCGCCCAGGACAAGAGCCTGGTGCTCGATGCCGATATCGAGGGCAACATCCCGGTCATCGCCGACCGCCGCGCCACCAAGCAGATCATGGTGAACCTGCTGTCGAATGCGGTGAAGTTCACCCCCGAAGGCGGCCGCGTCACGATGCGCAGCCGGGTGTTCGAGGACAAGGTGGTGCTGATCATCGCCGACACCGGCATCGGCATCCCCGCGCAGTCGCTGGCCCGGCTCGGCCGTCCGTTCGAGCAGGTCGAGAGCCAGATGACCAAGACCTATCACGGCTCCGGCCTTGGCCTCGCCATCGCCCGCTCGCTGGCACAGCTGCACGGCGGCTCGATGCGCCTGCGCTCACGCCTCGAACACGGCACCGTCGTCCGCGTCACCCTCCCCCGCGACGCCTACAAGGCCACAGCGAGCATCTCGGTCGCGGCGTGA
- a CDS encoding IS1182-like element ISBrsp2 family transposase: protein MMAKDELFDGLPEQSGPKARELPKGAPRLRVPERNQVELRAVDIDSLIGQDHPARMIWTYVETLDLSELEDRVKARENRPGHPAPSPRLLLALWLYATSDGVGSARALDRLCESHDAYRWLCGGVSLNYHTLSDFRVGCADVLDRLMSEHLAALSEAGLVDLDTLAQDGVRIRANAGASSFRREARLQQKLAEATEVVEELKREVDADPEASNRRIRAARERAAREHKQKVEAAQAALEEIKRKRQKLEEKGGNGKKPKEPRASTTDPQARRMKMADAGFRPAYNVQVVSAAAAMIVVAIDIDNNGSDGGLMRPMLERLRDKLQRLPRRYLVDGGYCRGDDIEWAHGQNIEIYCPPRSQKSGVDPYLPRDTDGPGVAAWRARMASEAGKAQYQLRSLCECIHARWRNWDLRQVTVRGIDKVRAVVSWYAFTNNLLQGLHLIACQKAAS, encoded by the coding sequence ATGATGGCTAAGGACGAGCTTTTCGATGGATTGCCGGAGCAGTCGGGTCCCAAAGCGCGGGAGCTTCCGAAGGGTGCGCCTCGTCTGCGGGTTCCGGAGCGCAACCAGGTCGAGCTGCGCGCGGTCGATATCGACAGCCTGATCGGGCAGGATCATCCGGCGCGGATGATCTGGACCTATGTCGAGACGCTCGACCTGAGCGAGTTGGAAGACCGAGTGAAGGCGCGGGAGAACAGGCCTGGTCATCCGGCACCGTCGCCACGCCTTTTGCTGGCGCTCTGGCTCTATGCCACCAGCGACGGCGTCGGCAGTGCTCGGGCGCTGGATCGCCTGTGCGAGAGCCATGATGCCTATCGCTGGCTGTGTGGCGGGGTATCGCTGAACTATCACACGCTATCGGACTTCCGCGTCGGCTGTGCCGATGTGCTCGACCGCCTGATGAGCGAACATCTGGCGGCGTTGAGCGAGGCCGGGCTGGTCGATCTCGATACGCTGGCACAGGACGGGGTGCGGATCCGCGCCAATGCGGGGGCCAGCTCGTTCCGGCGCGAAGCGAGGCTGCAGCAGAAGCTGGCGGAAGCAACGGAGGTGGTGGAAGAGCTCAAGCGGGAAGTCGATGCAGATCCAGAAGCCAGCAACCGGCGCATCCGCGCGGCGCGTGAGCGCGCCGCACGCGAGCATAAACAGAAGGTCGAAGCGGCGCAGGCGGCGCTGGAGGAGATCAAGCGCAAGCGCCAGAAGCTCGAGGAAAAAGGCGGTAACGGCAAGAAGCCGAAGGAGCCTCGGGCCTCCACCACCGATCCGCAGGCGCGGCGGATGAAGATGGCCGATGCCGGCTTCCGTCCCGCCTACAACGTGCAGGTCGTCAGCGCTGCAGCTGCGATGATCGTGGTCGCAATCGACATCGACAACAACGGATCAGACGGCGGCCTGATGCGACCGATGCTGGAGCGGCTGCGCGACAAGCTGCAACGCCTGCCCAGGCGCTACCTCGTCGATGGCGGATACTGCCGTGGCGACGACATCGAATGGGCGCATGGCCAGAACATCGAGATCTACTGTCCGCCGCGCTCGCAAAAAAGCGGTGTTGATCCTTATCTGCCCCGAGATACCGATGGCCCTGGTGTGGCGGCCTGGCGAGCGCGCATGGCGAGCGAAGCCGGCAAGGCTCAGTATCAGCTCCGCTCGCTGTGCGAATGCATCCACGCCCGCTGGCGCAACTGGGACCTCCGGCAAGTGACGGTACGCGGCATCGACAAGGTTCGCGCCGTCGTGAGCTGGTACGCGTTCACCAACAACCTTCTGCAAGGATTGCACCTCATCGCCTGTCAAAAAGCAGCATCATAG